In one window of Syngnathus typhle isolate RoL2023-S1 ecotype Sweden linkage group LG7, RoL_Styp_1.0, whole genome shotgun sequence DNA:
- the LOC133157087 gene encoding calumenin-A-like, with translation MRLWQFFIFPLLCVADANGEITVKDFSNQEKTKILDELTVEERQLHLSIVAALMDTNQDSYVTTEELSNWIKRMYKAWVFQRIDNQWPQFDVNGDGLVSWEEYTNVTYGERINRPEPEGSQGLKWMLARDAKRFKVVDRDEDQKVNRAEYAAFIYPERFDQMEETAILQTLGDMDDNGNGVIELGEYIGEMHLEEGEPEPESVWLSKRNFKALDKDGNGILDTDEIREWIKPIDHIHAEEEAKRLVSECDANKDGKLSKTEILDNYDLFVSSKATNFGRALVQHDEF, from the exons ATGAGGCTGtggcaatttttcattttccctCTCCTCTGTGTGGCGGATGCCAACGGCGAGATCACGGTGAAGGACTTCAGCAACCAGGAGAAAACCAAAATCTTAGACGAGCTCACAGTTGAGGAGCGCCAATTACACCTCAG CATCGTGGCGGCGCTTATGGATACCAACCAGGATAGTTATGTGACCACGGAGGAACTTAGTAATTGGATCAAACGCATGTACAAGGCGTGGGTCTTCCAGAGAATTGACAACCAGTGGCCACAGTTCGATGTCAACGGCGATGGTCTGGTGTCATGGGAAGAGTACACCAACGTCACCTACGGAGAACGTATCA ATCGCCCTGAACCCGAGGGTAGCCAAGGGCTCAAATGGATGCTGGCGCGCGACGCAAAGAGGTTCAAGGTTGTCGACCGGGACGAGGACCAGAAGGTGAACAGAGCGGAGTACGCCGCTTTCATTTACCCCGAGCGTTTCGATCAGATGGAAGAGACTGCCATACTT CAAACACTGGGAGACATGGACGACAATGGGAATGGCGTGATTGAATTGGGAGAGTATATTG GCGAAATGCACCTGGAGGAAGGTGAGCCGGAACCAGAGTCGGTGTGGCTCAGCAAGCGCAATTTCAAGGCCCTGGACAAGGACGGGAATGGCATTTTGGACACGGATGAGATCCGCGAATGGATCAAGCCCATCGATCACATCCACGCTGAAGAGGAGGCCAAGCGCTTGGTCTCTGAGTGCGATGCGAACAAA GATGGCAAGTTGTCCAAGACTGAAATCCTGGACAACTATGACCTGTTTGTGAGCAGCAAGGCCACCAATTTCGGAAGAGCCCTCGTTCAACACGATGAGTTCTAA
- the LOC133157123 gene encoding calumenin-B-like, translating to MWTNERATWHLRPRNVIGYSSFDHRVCFLESTATSTNLSQGIGCREGCRVYMGRMELRSFLMCFALCVVYATSKPTEKKDRVHHDDPLSNREHDDAENFEYDHEAFLGQEEAKSFDQLTPEESKERLGMLVERIDEDKDGFVTEDEMKKWIKHAQKRWIYEDVDRQWKTHDLDQDGKVSWEEYKNATYGYILDEPEPDDDFSYRQMMVRDERRFKMADQDGDQKATKEEFTAFIHPEEFDHMKDIVVIETMEDIDKNGDGLIDLDEYIGDMYNEEGTTEPEWVKTEREQFSEFRDKNKDGKMDRDETRDWILPNDYDHAEAEAKHLVHESDTNKDGVLTKDEIVDKYDLFVGSQATDFGEALTRHDEF from the exons ATGTGGACCAATGAGCGAGCGACATGGCATCTGCGTCCTCGCAACGTCATTGGCTACTCGTCGTTCGACCATCGGGTGTGTTTCCTGGAGTCGACGGCCACATCGACGAACTTATCTCAAGGCATCGG GTGCAGAGAGGGTTGCCGTGTCTACATGGGGAGGATGGAACTGCGGTCGTTTTTAATGTGCTTTGCACTCTGTGTGGTGTATGCCACCAGCAAGCCCACCGAGAAGAAGGACCGGGTCCACCACGACGACCCGCTCAGCAACCGGGAGCATGACGACGCGGAGAACTTTGAGTACGACCACGAGGCTTTCTTGGGCCAGGAGGAGGCCAAGTCTTTCGATCAGCTCACTCCTGAGGAGAGCAAGGAGCGACTCGG CATGCTTGTGGAGCGCATCGATGAAGACAAAGATGGTTTCGTGACAGAGGATGAGATGAAGAAGTGGATCAAGCACGCGCAAAAGAGGTGGATCTACGAGGACGTGGACCGCCAGTGGAAGACGCACGACCTTGATCAAGACGGCAAAGTGTCATGGGAGGAGTACAAGAACGCCACATACGGATACATTCTCG ATGAACCCGAACCCGACGATGACTTCAGCTACAGACAGATGATGGTGCGGGATGAGAGGAGGTTCAAAATGGCTGACCAGGACGGTGACCAGAAGGCCACCAAAGAAGAATTCACCGCCTTCATTCACCCCGAGGAGTTCGACCACATGAAGGACATCGTGGTGATT GAAACGATGGAAGACATCGACAAGAACGGAGATGGCCTAATTGACCTGGACGAGTACATTG GTGATATGTACAACGAGGAAGGCACCACCGAGCCCGAATGGGTGAAGACGGAGAGGGAGCAGTTCAGCGAGTTCCGGGACAAGAACAAAGATGGCAAGATGGACAGGGATGAGACACGGGACTGGATCTTGCCAAACGACTATGACCACGCAGAGGCCGAGGCCAAGCACCTGGTCCACGAATCCGACACGAACAAA GACGGAGTCCTGACCAAGGATGAAATCGTGGACAAGTACGACCTGTTTGTGGGCAGCCAGGCCACCGACTTTGGAGAAGCCCTCACTCGCCACGACGAGTTCTAA
- the LOC133157059 gene encoding B-cell receptor-associated protein 29-like gives MTLQWTAVAFFLYVEIGINLILCAPFVSAQRWRMVFSWRIWRWLSPYWNKCFFTMIMVLIVLFLDAAREVHKYSNPEPMQEAQVNANLFDHLHMRLFRAQRNLYISGFSLFLWLVMRRVIVLLNQVAVAAENNAGLQAQMESAAKAANKHQEDNRVLKEALSDEEKVISEKNHQLKIEVESLSSQLKMAKEAVHKSDTEMEAMGRQAKGLAKEYDRLLSEHHQLQNLQSASDKKIQ, from the exons ATGACCCTTCAGTGGACGGCCGTGGCCTTCTTTCTCTATGTCGAAATAGGGATCAACCTCATCCTATGTGCACCTTTCGTATCAGCACAGAG aTGGCGTATGGTATTCAGTTGGAGAATATGGAGGTGGTTATCTCCTTACTGGAATAAGTGTTTCTTCACCATGATCATGGTTCTCATTGTTCTTTTCCTCG ATGCTGCTCGAGAGGTACACAAGTACTCAAACCCCGAACCGATGCAAGAGGCTCAGGTGAACGCCAATCTCTTCGACCACCTTCACATGAGGCTCTTCAGAGCGCAGAGGAACCTCTACATCTCGGGATTCTCACTCTTCCTCTGGCT TGTCATGCGACGGGTCATCGTCTTGCTCAACCAGGTGGCTGTTGCTGCGGAGAACAATGCGGGTCTTCAGGCACAGATGGAGAGCGCTGCCAAAGCCGCCAACAAACATCAAGAGGACAACCGTGTACTCAAAGAA GCTCTCTCAGATGAGGAAAAGGTCATTTCAGAGAAGAATCATCAGCTGAAGATTGAAGTTGAGAGCCTGTCCAGTCAGCTGAAGATGGCAAAAGAGG CCGTGCACAAGTCCGACACTGAAATGGAGGCCATGGGCAGGCAGGCCAAAGGTCTGGCCAAGGAGTACGACCGACTGCTAAGCGAGCATCATCAGCTCCAG AATCTTCAGAGTGCTTCAGACAAAAAGATCCAATAA
- the gtf3c6 gene encoding general transcription factor 3C polypeptide 6 isoform X2 yields the protein MDDEWEEEEQIVVVELSGIINNDAMFKSRGTCKILDIDSEQPMMQVGQYVFAGEYEDAIGTCVLFEEGEGKGGVPELQYKCNTVKKLMMQRVFLSTKKENESDAGAEGNKQGDTVCQSVEETKQEG from the exons ATGGATGACGAATGGGAAGAAGAG GAGCAGATTGTTGTTGTAGAACTCTCTGGGATCATAAATAATGATGCTATGTTCAAGTCTCGGGGCACCTGCAAAATACTG GATATTGACAGTGAGCAGCCAATGATGCAAGTGGGCCAGTACGTGTTTGCAGGTGAATATGAAG ATGCCATAGGAACATGCGTGCTTTTTGAGGAGGGAGAAGGCAAAG GCGGTGTACCTGAGCTCCAGTACAAGTGTAACACGGTGAAGAAACTCATGATGCAGCGGGTCTTCCTCAGCAcgaagaaagaaaatgaaagtgaTGCAG GTGCCGAAGGCAATAAGCAGGGCGACACGGTGTGCCAGTCGGTCGaagaaacaaaacaggaagGATGA
- the LOC133157650 gene encoding cadherin-related family member 5 — protein MATTAKVKRAFLLMLFLHLHAVAGMSGWGGCLDGQDVFSRVAENSLCGEVVADLMADPPMEGVEWRLHGKDADWFFLDGGVIRLNSSPEKVLDREVLGPVLIAELSCYEDNVLQSVSRIAVEILNENDNWPEFVEDTVQTVVISELTLVDTLVITVLATDADNDQIIYSIDQSSPDAEYFKINLHNSGEVMLAKALDYENKTQLFLTINAAEMNTAEHFNTSTDIVVDVQDGDDQYPQFLPCTLLFQDRTNHICTSPVYTVNVTEGKEDFVLDFSPGPIHAVDGDRGLKATVNYAILSGDDHGRFLMDRQTGEVKFTRAVKDRLVTPALHLQVMAFQDDDPRKYTVATVLVRVLAVNRFHPVFDMAEYHGFVTAGKSPASLVYTYGNRALMLHVQDQDFKHGFNPMIYFTFSPTSNHTGIYRVTQEGLLIARTNQLKARQKHLLHVMARDRESGDAVVATVAVDVLSESQSIPLSALVDDRAISCTLGKALFLSTAFLTVIGCVVTLVLWLKRKHKGHLDPLERGCVAQGKHPNVSLRWFQLVNPSGGTPRVEDVSFSSEDYGTTNPSFSCSGKDPPSCQRPNNGGNDPSTAPLDATLSLAQAKCATITFNSVSTPTGNLSCLSTFRPNSVDINAVDPTENSDSSQPDPSVPCTCLDSQTSTEDPVDTPASPSPSSASVPRIQTRITSAETEKPFSKPRAASLQNPSDSPQLLSLVTKQTTPPPTPEQPPLKATLVMVDASPEPSMRRWSEEDQPCTSLDHPEQPQHQEPNREDDEGFLADEDAGRNSEDEFEADDEELMRVMSRCNPMFITFNQ, from the exons ATGGCCACCACTGCCAAAGTGAAGCGAGCCTTCCTACTGATGCTCTTCCTGCATCTACATGCAGTCGCAG GGATGTCAGGTTGGGGCGGTTGCTTGGACGGTCAGGATGTCTTCTCGAGGGTGGCGGAAAACAGCCTGTGTGGGGAAGTGGTGGCTGACCTCATGGCCGACCCCCCAATGGAAGGGGTCGAGTGGAGACTCCACGGGAAAGATGCCGATTGGTTCTTTTTGGATGGAGGAGTCATACGTTTGAATTCATCACCGGAGAAAGTGCTTGACCGAGAG GTGCTGGGTCCTGTGCTGATAGCGGAACTATCATGTTATGAAGACAACGTGCTTCAG AGCGTTTCCAGGATCGCAGTGGAGATCCTAAATGAGAATGACAACTGGCCCGAGTTTGTAGAAGACACCGTCCAAACTGTTGTCATCAGCGAG CTGACTCTGGTCGATACGCTCGTGATTACCGTCCTGGCAACTGATGCAGACAATGATCAGATCATTTACTCCATTGATCAGTCATCT CCTGACGCAGAGTACTTCAAAATTAATCTTCACAACAGTGGTGAGGTGATGCTCGCCAAAGCTCTTGACTATGAGAACAAAACTCAGCTCTTTCTCACTATCAATGCAGCt GAAATGAACACCGCAGAGCACTTCAACACTAGCACAGACATCGTGGTGGACGTTCAGGATGGAGACGACCAGTACCCTCAGTTCCTTCCCTGCACGCTGTTGTTTCAGGACCGCACAAATCACATTTGCACTAGTCCCGTTTACACCGTCAATGTCACAGAAGGCAAAGAG GACTTTGTACTGGATTTCTCTCCTGGTCCAATCCATGCAGTGGATGGAGACAGAGGACTCAAGGCCACTGTCAACTATGCCATCCTCTCAG GAGATGACCACGGCCGTTTCCTGATGGACCGACAAACAGGAGAAGTAAAGTTCACCCGCGCGGTGAAGGATAGACTCGTCACACCAGCACTGCACCTTCAAGTTATG GCCTTTCAGGACGACGACCCCAGGAAGTACACCGTAGCCACTGTGCTGGTCCGTGTTCTGGCGGTGAACCGGTTTCATCCAGTATTCGACATGGCTGAATACCACGGCTTTGTGACGGCGGGAAAGAGTCCCGCCTCCCTGGTTTATACCTACGGCAACAGGGCGTTGATGTTACACGTGCAAGACCAGGACTTTAAACAC GGATTTAATCCGATGATCTACTTCACCTTCAGCCCCACGTCCAATCACACGGGAATCTACCGGGTCACACAGGAGGGGCTCCTCATTGCCAGGACCAATCAGCTCAAAGCCAGACAAAAACACCTTCTGCAC GTAATGGCGAGAGACCGGGAGTCAGGTGATGCCGTTGTCGCTACGGTGGCGGTGGATGTATTGTCTGAAAGCCAATCAA TTCCTCTGAGCGCTCTGGTAGACGACCGCGCCATCAGTTGCACCCTGGGCAAAGCCTTGTTTCTCAGCACGGCCTTCCTGACGGTGATTGGCTGCGTTGTGACCTTGGTTCTGTGGCTGAAGAGGAAACATAAGGGCCATCTGGACCCCCTGGAGAGGGGTTGCGTGGCGCAGGGCAAGCACCCCAACGTG AGCCTTCGATGGTTTCAACTG GTGAATCCGAGCGGCGGCACGCCTCGGGTGGAAGATGTGAGCTTCAGCAGTGAAGACTACGGAACAACGAATCCTTCGTTCAGCTGCTCGGGGAAAGACCCTCCATCTTGCCAACGGCCCAACAACGGCGGCAACGACCCGTCGACGGCTCCCCTCGATGCCACCCTGAGCTTGGCTCAAGCCAAGTGTGCCACCATCACCTTCAACAGCGTCTCCACGCCCACCGGGAACTTGTCTTGCTTGTCCACCTTCAGGCCAAACTCTGTGGACATCAACGCCGTTGACCCCACAGAAAACTCAGATTCATCTCAACCGGATCCATCGGTACCTTGCACCTGTCTCGACTCGCAAACAAGTACCGAGGACCCTGTTGACACACCCGCCAGCCCCTCGCCCTCGTCTGCTAGTGTCCCTCGCATCCAGACTCGGATCACTTCAGCCGAGACAGAGAAACCTTTCAGCAAGCCTCGTGCTGCGTCATTACAAAACCCTTCGGACTCCCCGCAACTGCTTTCGCTGGTCACCAAACAGACAACGCCGCCGCCCACCCCCGAGCAGCCCCCTTTGAAGGCCACGCTGGTTATGGTTGACGCGTCACCTGAACCATCAATGCGAAGATGGAGCGAAGAGGACCAGCCCTGCACGTCGCTGGACCATCCGGAGCAACCCCAACACCAGGAGCCGAACCGCGAGGACGACGAAGGATTTCTGGCTGACGAAGACGCCGGCAGGAACAGTGAGGATGAATTTGAGGCGGACGACGAAGAGTTAATGAGGGTCATGTCTCGGTGCAATCCCATGTTTATCACGTTCAACCAGTGA
- the gtf3c6 gene encoding general transcription factor 3C polypeptide 6 isoform X1 has protein sequence MGRRDMIRACVQEQIVVVELSGIINNDAMFKSRGTCKILDIDSEQPMMQVGQYVFAGEYEDAIGTCVLFEEGEGKGGVPELQYKCNTVKKLMMQRVFLSTKKENESDAGAEGNKQGDTVCQSVEETKQEG, from the exons ATGGGAAGAAGAG ATATGATACGTGCCTGTGTCCAGGAGCAGATTGTTGTTGTAGAACTCTCTGGGATCATAAATAATGATGCTATGTTCAAGTCTCGGGGCACCTGCAAAATACTG GATATTGACAGTGAGCAGCCAATGATGCAAGTGGGCCAGTACGTGTTTGCAGGTGAATATGAAG ATGCCATAGGAACATGCGTGCTTTTTGAGGAGGGAGAAGGCAAAG GCGGTGTACCTGAGCTCCAGTACAAGTGTAACACGGTGAAGAAACTCATGATGCAGCGGGTCTTCCTCAGCAcgaagaaagaaaatgaaagtgaTGCAG GTGCCGAAGGCAATAAGCAGGGCGACACGGTGTGCCAGTCGGTCGaagaaacaaaacaggaagGATGA